The Deinococcus hopiensis KR-140 sequence TCGGTGACCACGCGGCGGATCACCACTTGCCCGGCCCGCTCGCGTTCGATCTCGACCTGGGCGCGTTCCTCGTGCAGCACGAGGTGATTGAGGATTTGCCGCCCCTCGCCCCGCTCAACGAGCCGCTCTGCCTGCACAGACTGTGGGGTCAGGCTCTGCAGGCCGGGCGGACGGCTTTCCTGGGTGTGGGTGCTCACGCTCTGTGTACTCGCGGTCTGGGTACCCGCGCCCACGCGGGCTTCTACCCCGGCCTGCGCGAGGGTACGCGCGAGTTCACCGGTGTCCAGCACGGCCTCTCCGGTGTGGGTCTCGGTGCTGCCCGTACGGGTGGTCACGTCGCGCTCCGCGATGGCCTGATCGGTCAGGGTCTGCGCGATCAGCGTTTCCGTGGTGGCTTCGGAAGGGACCCGCTCCACCTGCCCCTCCTCAATCGTGTCGCGCTGCAGCGCGTCCCGCTTTTGCTCGTCCATGGCCTTGCTCCTTTCGGTTCCGTGCCGCTTCGCCTGACCCGGCAAGCGCGACGTTCGCCCTTCTCCCGCTCCCTGCTTTCCGCAAGGAGGTGTGAAGCGTTCCTCAACAACTTGACAAAAAGGCGAGGAAATGTGCCGATCTGGCTGAGTGGTGTCACAGCCTGGCGGCCCTGCTCGGCTGCACTCCGACAACGAAGCGGGCGGGGTTGCCCCCGCCCACACTTCATGCCCGGATCAGCGGCCCGTGCGGTCGGTGTCTGTCAGGTCGTTCGTGGTGGTGCTCGTGCGGGTCGTGGTGCTGCCCGACACGTCGCCACCCTCCAGGTGCACCTCGCCCGTCTTGTTTACGTCCAGCACTTCGCGTCCGATGGTCTCGGTCACGGTCTGCTGCTCGGTCACGGTGCGCTTACCGATCTCGACTTCCTCGGTAACAAAAGCCTGCTTGCTGACGTTGGCGCGCTCGGCTTCCAGGTCCACGCGCACCGTCTCGGTGGCGGCTCCCAGGGTGACGTTGCCCTCCACGGGGCGGGCGTCGGTCACGGCGTGGCGCTCGATGACGACTTCCTCACGCAGCAGGGGGACGTTCACGGTCTCGGTGTGGGTCTCGACGTGCTTGCCGATCTCCACAGCCCCGGCCCGGAAGCGCTCCTTGTTCACCAGCAGGCGTTCTTCGAGCAGCTGGAGGCGTTCGGGGGTGCGGAAGGCGTTCTCACGGTAGGTGGTCTCGTCCACCGCCGTGTTCGCGGCGCGCAGGACGCGCTCGTCGGACGCCAGGCTCTGGTGGTCACTGGTGTAGCTCTGCTCGTAGCGGTACTCGCTGAGGTCGCGCACTTGGTCCTTGGTCAGGCTGTCGAAGTACACGCCGTCTTCGGCCATACGGGCCTGCCCGATGGGAATCATGACTTCCTTCGAAGAGAACCAGCCGCCCACGTCCACGATCAGGTAGCGCACGCGGCCTGAGGAGGAGTCGACCAGGGCGTCACGCACGGTGCCGACCTTCTCGTTGTTGTAGCCGTACACGGTGCTGCCGGTGGGGTTGTACGCGCCCGAGTCGCCGAGGTCAAGCTGGTAGTCGCGGTCGAGATCCGACAGGCGCATCAGGGAATTCTGGGACTGAGTCATAGGAAACCTCCATTACAACGTTCGAAATGTCCAGGTTGTTCCCGGTACGCTTAGCAGTGTGCTGTCCGACTTTGGCTACAGGCTGAGCTGACCCTAAAGTCCCTCCTGATCAGACCTTGATCACAACGTTAGGAAGCCGACGATTGGCAGGGGGCAAAGGGCAGGGGGCCAGAAGTGGCGTCACGGTTGACGACGGGAATGGGTTTTCCGGCTGGGTGTAGCGGGCCCGGCGCACGCCTCCAACCTCCACTCTTTGCGTTCCGTGCCATTTGCCCCCCGGTCCTCTGCTCTAGCATTTCCCCATGACTGCCCTTCCCGAACTCCAGCGCCGCGTGCTGGCCGACTTGCGCTCCGATACCGTTACCACCCCCACTCCTGAGATGCGGGAAGCCATGGCCCAGGCCCCGGTGGGCGACGACGTGTATGGCGAGGATCCCACCGTCAATGCCCTGCAGGCCGAGGTCGCGCGCCTGACCGGACACGAGGCGGGGCTCTTTATGCCCTCGGGCACCATGACCAATCAGGTGGCCATTGCCCTGCACACCCGCCGGGGCGAGGAGGTCATCTGCGCCGAAGGCTCGCACATCTACGAGTGGGAACTGGGCATGATGGCCACCTTCAGCGGCGTGGTGCCGCGCTTCGTGCCCGCACCGCTGGGGGTACCCGATCCTGCGGGGGTCCGCCTCGCCGTGCGCCACTCCATCCACCAGTCGCCCACCGGCATGATCAGCCTGGAAAACACCCACAACAAGGCGGGAGGCACGGTCATTCCGCTGGACATACTGGCCGCCATCCGCGCGGTGGCCGATGAGGAGGACCTGCCCCTGCACCTCGACGGCGCGCGGGTTTTCAACGCGGCGGCGGCGTTGGACGTGCCCCTGGCCGACATTACCCGGCACTTCGATACCGTCAGCGTCTGCCTGAGTAAGGGGCTTGGCGCGCCGGTCGGCAGCGTGCTCGTGGGCTCGGCGGCCCAGATGCGGCAGGCCCACCGCTACCGCAAGATGATGGGCGGCGGTATGCGGCAGTCGGGCGTACTCGCGGCGGCCGCGCTGGTGGCCCTGCGCGACGGCCCGGCCCGCCTGCGCGAAGACCACCGCCGCACCCGTCAGCTGGCGGACGCCCTGGCAAACGCCGGGTACAGCGTGAATCTGGCCGCCGTGCAGACCAACATCATCTACGTGACCCTACCCGACGCTGCGGCGCAGGTGGCCCACTGGGCGCAAGCCGGTGTGCTTGCGAGCGCCCTGGGCCCCGATTCGGTGCGGTTCGTGCTGCACCACCAGGTCAGTGACGGGGCGCTGGAGGAGGCGATCCGGGTGCTGACGGCCTGAGTGGACCCCGGCGCGGAGGTCCGCCGAGCCGTTCCAGGGTTTTGTTGGCGGCTCCCGTGTGCGGCGCGGTACGCTGCGGGCATGACCGCCCCGGACGCCGCGCCCGCTCCCGTGTCTTCCATGCCCGCACCGGGCATTCGCGCCGTGGACGGCAACCGCGCCGCGCTGACGCTGCTGGCCGTGCAGAACCTGGCTTCCGCTGTGTTCGCGGCTTCCATTCCGCTGCCCCTGCCGGGAAGGACCGTTCGGGTGGGCCTGGGCCTGCCGCTGGGCACCGCGCTGCTGCTCACCTTCGTGACGACGGTGCTGGTCGGGTTGTTGGCCTTCCGTCCCGCGCTGACTGCACTGGTGCGGGACACCCGCTGGCGTACACCGCCCTCATGGGGTACGGCGCTCGCGGCCTTCGTGCTGGCCTTTCTGGCCTCGCGCGCCTTTGCCGTGGCGTTCGTGACCCTCTTTCCTCAGGGAGCTGACGCGATCCCCCGATTCCTGGGACATGGACCGGACCTGTGGGCGCTGCTGCTCGCGGCGGGCGTGCTGGTGCCCTTTGCCGAGGAGGTGGCTTTCCGGGGCCTGATGCTGCGCGGGCACGAGCGGGCAGCCGGGTTCCTGGTGGCCGCCCTCGCCACGAGCTTCGCCTTTGGCCTCGCGCACGGGGTTCCCGCCAGCGTGGTGGGCATTTTGCCAATGGCCTACGCCCTGGCGCGGCTGGCCCAGCATACGGGCAGCCTCTGGAACGGCGTGATTGTCCACGTCCTGAACAACACGCTGGCGGTGGGGCTGGGCACCTTTCTGGCGGGCAGCAGGTTTCCGGACGCGGATCAGGCCACCATCCTGATCAAGAATCAATCGCTGGCCCTGCCCCTGGCCCTGGGCGCGCTGCTGTTTGGGGTGGCCGTGCTGGCGGTGCTGCACCTGTGGCTCACGCCAAAAGAAGACCCACAGGTGCGCGCAGCGCCCGGGCCCTGGCTTAGCGCGGCGTACGTCGTCATCGTGCTGTTCGGCCTGCTGACAGCGGCGTTGACCCTGCCCACGGTGCAGCAGGCCCTGACCCATTTGCAGGGGGCCATGCGCTAAGGGACGGAAAGACGGCGCTGCGTTCTCGGTCTTGGGAAAGGGCCGCCGGGTCTCCTGAACTGGCGGCCAGGGCATCCCACCCATTTCGCCCCCGCTAGAGTGACTCCACATGGCCCGCCGCCCACCACATTCTCGCCCCGTCCCGCCGCCCCCACCTCCGGAAGCGCCACCCGCCGCCGAACTGCTGCGCTCGCCGACAACTTTTTTCGGACGTCTGCGGGCCGTCGCGCCCCTCGCGCACCGCTACGCGGCTCCCATGCTGCTTACGGCCCTACTCGCCGGGGTGCTCTACGCCCTGCTGATGCGTCCGGTGGTGGGCACCCTGTCCGGACAGGCCCACGCGGCCCCCGCCTTCGCCGCGCAGGCCACCAACGTCTTCGGTACTTTTTTCCTGACGGTGGTGGGGGCGG is a genomic window containing:
- a CDS encoding CPBP family intramembrane glutamic endopeptidase, whose amino-acid sequence is MTAPDAAPAPVSSMPAPGIRAVDGNRAALTLLAVQNLASAVFAASIPLPLPGRTVRVGLGLPLGTALLLTFVTTVLVGLLAFRPALTALVRDTRWRTPPSWGTALAAFVLAFLASRAFAVAFVTLFPQGADAIPRFLGHGPDLWALLLAAGVLVPFAEEVAFRGLMLRGHERAAGFLVAALATSFAFGLAHGVPASVVGILPMAYALARLAQHTGSLWNGVIVHVLNNTLAVGLGTFLAGSRFPDADQATILIKNQSLALPLALGALLFGVAVLAVLHLWLTPKEDPQVRAAPGPWLSAAYVVIVLFGLLTAALTLPTVQQALTHLQGAMR
- a CDS encoding YsnF/AvaK domain-containing protein gives rise to the protein MDEQKRDALQRDTIEEGQVERVPSEATTETLIAQTLTDQAIAERDVTTRTGSTETHTGEAVLDTGELARTLAQAGVEARVGAGTQTASTQSVSTHTQESRPPGLQSLTPQSVQAERLVERGEGRQILNHLVLHEERAQVEIERERAGQVVIRRVVTEREEVVPITLRREVVEITVTEGGNGSVVLNGEPLEVGRTYEFEMYEERAEVQKRVYPFQEITIAKQLQAFTQTENITLRREELDVEKVEVPSDVLNVENVHTTVTQGGISGNTTVRVDDTNR
- a CDS encoding threonine aldolase family protein, which produces MTALPELQRRVLADLRSDTVTTPTPEMREAMAQAPVGDDVYGEDPTVNALQAEVARLTGHEAGLFMPSGTMTNQVAIALHTRRGEEVICAEGSHIYEWELGMMATFSGVVPRFVPAPLGVPDPAGVRLAVRHSIHQSPTGMISLENTHNKAGGTVIPLDILAAIRAVADEEDLPLHLDGARVFNAAAALDVPLADITRHFDTVSVCLSKGLGAPVGSVLVGSAAQMRQAHRYRKMMGGGMRQSGVLAAAALVALRDGPARLREDHRRTRQLADALANAGYSVNLAAVQTNIIYVTLPDAAAQVAHWAQAGVLASALGPDSVRFVLHHQVSDGALEEAIRVLTA
- a CDS encoding PRC and DUF2382 domain-containing protein: MTQSQNSLMRLSDLDRDYQLDLGDSGAYNPTGSTVYGYNNEKVGTVRDALVDSSSGRVRYLIVDVGGWFSSKEVMIPIGQARMAEDGVYFDSLTKDQVRDLSEYRYEQSYTSDHQSLASDERVLRAANTAVDETTYRENAFRTPERLQLLEERLLVNKERFRAGAVEIGKHVETHTETVNVPLLREEVVIERHAVTDARPVEGNVTLGAATETVRVDLEAERANVSKQAFVTEEVEIGKRTVTEQQTVTETIGREVLDVNKTGEVHLEGGDVSGSTTTRTSTTTNDLTDTDRTGR